One stretch of Sporocytophaga myxococcoides DSM 11118 DNA includes these proteins:
- the mnmA gene encoding tRNA 2-thiouridine(34) synthase MnmA: protein MSTKGRVLVAMSGGIDSSVAAVMLHEEGYEVVGMTMKTWDYASSGGTKKETGCCSLDSINDARDIAVKLGFPHYILDIREEFGDYVINHFTDEYLAGRTPNPCVLCNTHIKWDALLRRADKLGCEFIATGHYANIRKENERYVISKGLDENKDQSYALWGISQESLSRTRFPLGHLRKTEIRAFAQERGFVDLVNKSESYEICFVPDNDYRGFLKRRIPGLEDSVRGGEFVLEDGTIVGKHEGYPFYTIGQRKGLGIALGYPVFVSEIQKDKNRVVLSSLEKLAKDGMMVKKLNMLKYPDLIGRKLETVTKVRYNDGGTPALIEQFGDEMKVLFHQGVTAIAPGQAAVFYEGNDVVGGGWITSSFRQNNE, encoded by the coding sequence ATGAGCACTAAAGGAAGAGTTTTGGTAGCGATGAGCGGCGGAATTGATAGTTCTGTAGCTGCTGTTATGCTTCATGAAGAAGGATATGAAGTGGTTGGTATGACTATGAAGACATGGGACTATGCGTCTTCCGGAGGCACTAAGAAAGAAACTGGATGCTGTAGTCTTGATTCTATTAATGATGCCAGAGATATTGCAGTAAAGCTTGGTTTTCCACATTATATCCTTGATATCAGAGAAGAATTCGGCGATTATGTAATCAATCATTTTACGGACGAATACCTTGCCGGCAGAACACCAAATCCTTGTGTGTTGTGCAATACACATATCAAATGGGATGCTCTGTTAAGACGTGCTGATAAACTAGGATGCGAATTTATTGCAACTGGTCATTATGCTAATATCAGAAAGGAAAATGAAAGATATGTGATATCTAAAGGCCTTGATGAAAATAAAGACCAGTCTTATGCTTTGTGGGGAATTTCTCAGGAAAGTCTGAGCAGAACAAGATTTCCGCTGGGTCACTTAAGAAAGACTGAAATCAGAGCTTTTGCTCAGGAAAGAGGGTTTGTAGATCTGGTAAATAAATCCGAATCTTACGAAATCTGCTTTGTTCCGGATAACGATTACAGAGGCTTCCTGAAAAGAAGAATTCCTGGCTTGGAAGATTCAGTTAGAGGAGGGGAGTTTGTGCTGGAAGATGGCACAATAGTAGGAAAACATGAGGGATATCCTTTTTATACAATTGGTCAGAGAAAAGGCTTAGGAATAGCATTGGGCTATCCAGTATTTGTTTCAGAAATTCAGAAAGATAAAAACCGTGTCGTGCTATCATCTTTAGAAAAGTTGGCTAAAGACGGAATGATGGTGAAGAAGCTAAACATGCTTAAATATCCTGATCTAATTGGCAGAAAATTAGAAACGGTGACAAAAGTCAGATATAACGATGGAGGCACTCCTGCGCTTATTGAACAGTTCGGTGATGAAATGAAGGTACTTTTCCATCAGGGAGTAACT
- the trmB gene encoding tRNA (guanosine(46)-N7)-methyltransferase TrmB yields the protein MGKNKLKRFAVNAQRRNVVEPGKEIYEKIKGNWNNFFDNKNEIILELGCGRGEYTTGLASLFPQKNYIGVDIKGARIWKGSCVAEENNLTNAAFLRVRMYELENFFAEGEADEIWITFPDPRPVDKHEKHRLTYPRYIDSYLKILKPGGVLHLKTDNLQLHEYTMMVMENYKDRIKSIIHTEDLYNSPILSDHYGIQTTYERRFLMENALINYLKVEFN from the coding sequence ATGGGGAAGAATAAATTAAAAAGGTTTGCCGTAAATGCTCAAAGAAGAAATGTAGTAGAGCCAGGTAAGGAGATATATGAGAAGATTAAAGGCAATTGGAACAACTTTTTTGATAACAAAAATGAAATAATACTTGAACTGGGATGTGGCAGAGGGGAATACACCACAGGATTAGCTTCACTTTTTCCTCAAAAAAACTATATAGGTGTTGATATTAAAGGGGCCAGAATCTGGAAAGGAAGCTGTGTTGCTGAAGAAAATAATCTTACCAATGCAGCATTTTTACGAGTAAGGATGTATGAGTTGGAGAATTTCTTTGCAGAAGGAGAAGCTGATGAAATCTGGATTACCTTTCCTGATCCAAGACCAGTTGACAAACATGAAAAGCACAGACTGACTTATCCTAGATATATTGACAGTTATTTGAAGATCTTAAAACCAGGAGGGGTACTTCATTTAAAAACTGATAACCTTCAATTGCATGAATATACAATGATGGTTATGGAAAATTATAAAGATCGTATAAAATCAATTATTCATACAGAGGATCTTTATAATTCTCCAATACTTTCTGATCATTACGGTATTCAAACAACTTATGAACGCCGATTCTTAATGGAAAATGCGCTTATCAATTATTTGAAAGTAGAGTTCAACTGA
- a CDS encoding TonB-dependent receptor, producing MRSFKIAVISGVAVSFLNTAFGQGEIEEKVVIIEKERKLDLPEANRNFEKVHFDVKTPPAKPQEYKLEEVKLNLPNLPSKIKLLMMPDEPLKKFYGNYVKAGFGNYGTPYLEAFVNSKRSEKYLYGLHYKHYSSKNGPVGKSLSGMSDNLAEAYGKYFTSNQVISGGIGYSRMRFNYYGGNENLLKLQDIKQVYQLFNINAGVENLDKTNQISYNLGFNYYRLSDRFKAKEGEFLTDFNGVYKLDDDRKVNVGAVLSLSNRKDSSKVNRAFFMLKPSYSMVLDKIRLNLGFNVAYTNDSVKSVKGVHLYPNLKAEYDVVDKQLIAYAGLDGEMQKNTLRKFVYDNPYLGNNTAILHTNKSIEFFVGAKGHVIGKLNYNARFSYQNYKNLYFFNNGNPDTSRFVTLYDKGNTSLTQLTGELSYDVSKELLVEYKLNYYGYNVSDFEYAWERPSFYTSFSGRYNLEKKIFINVDIYYISGLKAKNFVKNEVVKLKPITDLNLKVEYRFSPAFSAFLEFNNILSKKYQRYLYYPVKGINVLGGLTYSF from the coding sequence ATGAGATCATTTAAAATAGCAGTTATTTCAGGTGTTGCTGTATCATTTTTAAACACTGCTTTTGGTCAGGGCGAAATAGAGGAGAAGGTTGTAATCATTGAAAAAGAAAGGAAACTCGATCTGCCTGAAGCGAACAGAAACTTTGAGAAAGTTCATTTTGATGTGAAGACACCTCCGGCAAAACCTCAGGAGTATAAGCTTGAGGAAGTGAAATTAAATTTACCTAATCTTCCGAGTAAGATAAAATTACTTATGATGCCGGATGAGCCTCTTAAGAAGTTTTATGGCAATTATGTGAAGGCCGGTTTCGGTAATTATGGGACACCTTATCTGGAAGCTTTTGTAAATAGTAAGAGAAGTGAAAAATATCTATATGGACTTCACTATAAACATTACTCTTCTAAAAACGGTCCAGTTGGAAAATCTTTGTCAGGAATGAGTGATAACCTGGCCGAAGCTTATGGTAAATATTTTACGTCAAATCAAGTAATCAGCGGAGGTATTGGATACTCAAGAATGAGGTTCAACTACTATGGTGGAAATGAAAACCTGTTGAAGTTGCAAGACATTAAACAGGTATATCAGTTGTTTAATATCAATGCAGGCGTTGAAAACCTTGATAAAACCAATCAGATCAGTTATAATCTCGGATTTAATTATTATCGATTAAGCGACAGATTCAAAGCAAAAGAAGGCGAATTCCTTACAGATTTTAATGGGGTTTATAAGCTGGATGATGACAGAAAAGTCAATGTAGGTGCAGTACTTTCTTTATCGAATAGAAAAGATTCAAGTAAAGTTAACAGAGCATTTTTTATGCTGAAGCCTTCATATTCCATGGTACTGGATAAAATAAGACTGAACCTTGGATTCAATGTTGCTTATACAAATGATTCGGTTAAATCAGTTAAAGGCGTGCATCTGTATCCTAATCTTAAAGCAGAGTATGATGTTGTAGATAAGCAATTGATCGCTTATGCAGGATTGGATGGGGAAATGCAAAAGAACACACTCAGAAAGTTTGTATATGACAACCCTTATCTAGGAAATAATACGGCAATATTGCATACCAATAAGTCGATTGAATTTTTTGTTGGAGCCAAGGGGCATGTTATCGGAAAACTGAATTATAATGCAAGATTCTCTTATCAGAATTATAAGAACCTTTATTTTTTCAACAACGGAAATCCTGATACATCAAGATTTGTCACCCTTTACGACAAAGGAAATACTTCCCTTACACAATTGACCGGGGAGTTGTCTTATGATGTTTCAAAAGAATTACTGGTAGAGTACAAATTGAATTACTATGGATATAATGTCAGCGATTTTGAATATGCCTGGGAGAGACCATCTTTTTATACATCTTTTAGTGGAAGGTACAATTTGGAGAAAAAAATATTTATAAATGTTGATATTTATTATATTAGCGGATTAAAAGCTAAAAACTTTGTAAAGAATGAAGTCGTAAAGCTAAAACCTATAACCGACCTTAATCTTAAGGTTGAATATAGATTTTCACCGGCTTTCTCTGCGTTTTTGGAATTTAATAATATATTATCTAAAAAATATCAAAGATATTTGTACTACCCCGTTAAAGGAATTAACGTATTAGGCGGGCTAACTTACTCGTTTTGA
- a CDS encoding DUF6952 family protein yields MKIPAIKLLVENYTPSDLKQAENDLIEGEALKISVEGGDEGEQLTHVIAALWIMEEMSAKNIEFKEALREYTKKVRESIN; encoded by the coding sequence ATGAAAATACCTGCGATAAAACTACTTGTAGAAAATTATACACCTTCCGACTTAAAACAGGCTGAAAATGATCTGATAGAAGGTGAAGCACTGAAGATTTCTGTAGAGGGAGGTGATGAAGGAGAGCAGCTTACACACGTGATTGCAGCTCTTTGGATTATGGAAGAAATGAGTGCTAAAAATATTGAATTTAAAGAAGCGTTAAGAGAATACACAAAAAAAGTAAGGGAGTCTATAAACTGA
- a CDS encoding thioredoxin family protein, whose product MPVIAVEDSNFDAELAKNSNVIVKFYADWCGSCKLFAPKYKRLSNDERFPGIVFLEVNAESNPEARKKANVNNLPTFATFQNGVLVETLCSSKEEAVVEALEKLK is encoded by the coding sequence ATGCCAGTTATAGCAGTAGAAGATTCTAATTTTGATGCAGAACTTGCAAAAAATTCCAATGTGATTGTGAAGTTTTATGCGGATTGGTGTGGTTCATGCAAATTGTTTGCCCCGAAATACAAAAGATTATCCAATGATGAGAGATTTCCAGGTATCGTATTTCTGGAGGTGAATGCTGAAAGTAATCCTGAAGCAAGGAAGAAAGCTAATGTCAATAACCTTCCTACTTTTGCCACATTCCAAAACGGAGTTTTAGTGGAAACGCTTTGCTCCAGTAAAGAAGAAGCTGTAGTTGAGGCACTTGAGAAACTTAAATAG
- a CDS encoding tetratricopeptide repeat protein, whose amino-acid sequence MLKKLLIFSFILLAPLFVFAQNTMVKISYDQLFRDGVELLDKEKYAAARNAFEKYVGQGINDLKTIDAEYYIAFSALNLFNPDAEPLYKHFISKYPYHAKASLAHFDLATFYYNSKKYEKAIQYFEKVNHENLNEEQQLDANFKLAYSYLNMKAFDKAAPLFNKIKGGQHKYTYAASYYAGYLEFRNGEYDAALTDLKKAEENESYKPLVPYMIVNIYYKKGELDQLISYAGTVTSSKQDIQNADEFYLLTGEAYFRKEDYKKAEENFSKYIQIAKIKANPEIQYRLAYSQFKNAQYEDAAENFKGLAIGNDSISQASAYYLGVSYLQTGKKDFAVTAFDQARKSNPNKEIQKEALFNYGKVNSDLERYTEAIPALKEFLKTYPGSPRVPEATEILSESLLKTRDYSDAISYIEGLKSRSLRINSTYQIVTFLKGTELLNNNNFQEAIDMFNRSLEYPINKDYVVYANFWKGEALSYLKDYNAAINAYAAVFTNSKDDNEYYLKARYGIGYAYYNTKQFDKALPHFRAYVDKVKAEKNKQNYNDALLRLADLYYVTKEYEQAIKYYDEAVADKSSDIDYAYYQRGLVKMNLGEVLEAKTNFEAVIKRYPNSLYYDDALFQEGQLELQTGENNDAVKAYSALIGIKPGSPYAPYAYSRRATAYFNLKDYEKAVRDYQFILDNLPTHEESQNALKGVQEALAAAGREEEFPAILAKFKEYNPDNKESASLTVLEFENAKALYNNQKYPQAIQSFLAFINGNPDNPNVKEAQYYMAESYYRQNELTSAIEYYKKVIEDRSSTYYNKAIQRLADLSLLNKDYQSAKNYYQILLAQARGKKDRSIANVGLVDAYYNTQKYDSALYYTSEILKQGNSTLDAESKAMLYQGKIAMAKGENDKAVDHFIQTINAAKDINAAEAQYLIAKIQYNEKKYKQSLETLYDLNNNFSIYDDWLGRSFLLIAENFVALNELFQAKATLKSIIEKSPHKETVEKAKVRLSELESKEKEKEIEKLEKGQEGKSNE is encoded by the coding sequence ATGCTGAAAAAACTTTTAATTTTTTCTTTTATACTCCTGGCTCCTCTTTTTGTGTTTGCACAGAATACAATGGTCAAAATTTCTTATGACCAGTTATTCAGAGACGGGGTTGAGTTATTAGACAAAGAAAAATATGCCGCTGCTCGAAATGCATTTGAGAAATATGTAGGTCAGGGAATAAATGACCTGAAAACCATAGATGCAGAATACTACATTGCCTTTTCTGCCTTAAATCTCTTTAATCCGGATGCAGAGCCGCTTTACAAGCATTTCATTTCAAAATATCCATATCATGCAAAGGCTTCCCTAGCTCATTTTGATCTTGCTACTTTTTACTACAATTCAAAAAAGTATGAAAAGGCGATTCAGTATTTCGAAAAAGTAAATCATGAAAACCTCAATGAGGAGCAGCAACTCGATGCTAATTTTAAATTGGCCTATTCATATTTAAATATGAAAGCTTTTGACAAAGCAGCTCCATTATTTAACAAAATTAAGGGAGGTCAGCATAAGTATACTTATGCTGCCAGTTATTATGCGGGTTATCTTGAGTTCAGAAATGGTGAATATGATGCAGCTTTAACTGATCTAAAAAAAGCTGAAGAGAATGAATCATATAAGCCGCTTGTGCCATACATGATTGTAAATATTTACTATAAAAAAGGTGAGCTGGATCAACTGATTTCATATGCAGGAACTGTCACAAGTTCTAAACAGGACATACAGAACGCCGATGAGTTTTACTTGCTGACAGGTGAGGCTTATTTTAGAAAAGAAGATTATAAGAAAGCTGAAGAAAATTTTTCTAAATACATTCAGATTGCTAAAATAAAAGCAAATCCGGAGATTCAATATAGATTAGCCTATTCTCAATTTAAGAATGCACAATATGAAGATGCAGCTGAAAACTTTAAAGGGCTGGCAATAGGTAATGACTCCATTTCTCAGGCTAGTGCGTATTATCTTGGTGTTTCTTATTTACAGACGGGAAAGAAGGATTTTGCTGTAACTGCTTTCGACCAGGCGAGAAAAAGTAATCCTAATAAAGAAATTCAGAAAGAAGCTTTGTTTAATTACGGGAAAGTAAATTCTGATCTTGAAAGATATACTGAAGCAATTCCTGCGTTAAAAGAATTTCTGAAAACCTATCCAGGAAGCCCTCGTGTTCCTGAAGCAACCGAAATACTTAGTGAGTCTTTATTAAAAACCAGAGACTATTCTGATGCAATCTCATACATTGAAGGTCTTAAATCCAGAAGCCTTAGAATCAATTCTACATACCAGATTGTAACCTTTTTGAAAGGTACTGAACTGTTAAATAATAATAACTTTCAGGAAGCTATTGACATGTTTAACAGATCACTGGAATATCCGATAAATAAGGATTATGTGGTTTATGCAAACTTCTGGAAAGGTGAAGCTTTGTCATACCTGAAAGATTATAATGCTGCTATAAATGCTTATGCTGCAGTTTTTACAAATAGTAAAGATGACAATGAGTATTACCTGAAGGCTAGATATGGAATTGGGTATGCATATTACAATACCAAACAATTTGATAAAGCTCTACCTCATTTCAGAGCTTATGTAGATAAAGTAAAAGCTGAGAAAAATAAACAGAATTACAATGATGCTTTACTCAGACTGGCCGATTTGTATTATGTTACCAAAGAGTATGAGCAGGCTATAAAATATTATGATGAGGCTGTTGCAGATAAAAGCTCAGATATCGACTATGCCTATTATCAGCGTGGCCTTGTAAAAATGAATTTGGGAGAAGTATTGGAGGCAAAGACAAATTTTGAGGCGGTAATTAAGCGCTATCCAAACTCTTTGTATTATGATGATGCCTTATTTCAGGAAGGACAACTGGAGCTTCAGACAGGTGAAAACAATGATGCAGTAAAAGCATATAGTGCATTGATAGGTATAAAACCAGGGAGTCCTTATGCTCCATATGCATATAGCAGAAGAGCTACTGCATATTTTAACCTGAAAGATTATGAAAAAGCAGTTCGTGATTATCAATTCATATTAGATAATCTTCCAACTCATGAAGAATCTCAAAATGCGCTTAAAGGAGTACAGGAAGCCCTTGCAGCAGCGGGAAGAGAAGAAGAGTTTCCTGCAATACTCGCTAAGTTCAAAGAATACAATCCAGACAATAAAGAATCAGCTTCTTTAACAGTTCTTGAATTTGAAAATGCAAAAGCACTTTATAACAATCAAAAGTACCCACAGGCAATTCAGTCGTTCCTGGCTTTTATCAATGGAAATCCTGATAATCCTAATGTAAAAGAAGCTCAATACTATATGGCTGAATCTTATTACAGACAAAACGAATTGACAAGTGCAATTGAATATTATAAGAAAGTAATTGAAGACAGGTCAAGCACTTATTATAATAAGGCAATTCAAAGACTTGCTGATCTAAGTCTTTTAAATAAGGATTATCAATCGGCGAAAAATTATTATCAGATTCTTCTTGCCCAGGCTAGAGGAAAGAAAGACAGGTCTATTGCAAATGTTGGTCTTGTAGATGCTTATTACAATACTCAGAAATATGATTCAGCACTTTACTATACATCTGAAATTCTGAAACAAGGTAATTCCACGCTGGACGCAGAAAGCAAAGCAATGCTCTATCAAGGTAAGATAGCTATGGCTAAAGGAGAGAATGATAAAGCTGTCGATCATTTTATTCAGACAATAAATGCTGCCAAAGATATCAATGCGGCAGAGGCTCAATACCTCATTGCCAAGATTCAGTACAATGAGAAAAAGTATAAGCAGTCTCTTGAAACTCTTTACGATCTGAATAACAACTTCTCGATTTACGATGATTGGCTTGGACGTTCGTTTTTGCTTATAGCGGAAAACTTTGTAGCTCTTAATGAGCTCTTCCAGGCTAAGGCAACATTGAAATCTATTATAGAAAAATCACCGCATAAAGAAACTGTAGAAAAAGCCAAAGTGCGATTAAGTGAATTGGAATCAAAAGAGAAGGAGAAAGAAATTGAAAAGTTAGAAAAAGGACAGGAGGGAAAGAGCAATGAATAA
- a CDS encoding SPOR domain-containing protein yields the protein MIDIYIKDLLYTYDCVVIPGFGGFITNYSSADIHPVSNKFIPPVKKIAFNGQLINNDGVLIGYVAEIEGVDRELANQMVENFVSNLKENLKRYNQYFFKGIGGFFYNADGLLEFEPENKINYLDDSFGLSELYFKPIDRDSNMAKVPTRGLRPPVKKAAEKTEPVTLDENGNPVAKEKNKGVKVILVLLPILVLGIAGAFLYNQKNNSLSSVFPFDLLHKNEAPVAEKVEPLIKDEVAAEPSEVAEAVAPVAEAYQPEHNNIELSADVSSSTKAAEPVKTPAISEKSGRFFIIVGSFSKRDNAYRLKKKFDKEGVDATLIKPSKTNKFYKVSVADFSDKEEAKSKLEDYKSKYGSSTWVMTF from the coding sequence ATGATAGACATTTACATAAAAGATTTACTCTATACCTATGATTGCGTGGTGATACCAGGATTCGGAGGGTTTATTACAAACTACTCTTCGGCCGATATTCATCCTGTCAGTAATAAGTTTATACCACCCGTTAAAAAAATTGCGTTTAATGGGCAACTAATCAATAACGATGGCGTATTGATAGGCTATGTGGCGGAGATTGAGGGTGTTGATAGGGAGCTTGCAAATCAAATGGTTGAAAACTTTGTAAGCAACCTTAAAGAAAATCTGAAAAGGTATAATCAATATTTCTTTAAAGGCATAGGAGGTTTCTTCTATAATGCAGATGGTTTGTTGGAGTTTGAGCCGGAGAATAAAATAAATTACCTGGATGATAGTTTTGGATTATCTGAATTATATTTCAAACCAATAGATAGAGATTCTAATATGGCAAAAGTACCAACCAGAGGCCTTAGACCTCCGGTAAAAAAAGCAGCAGAAAAAACAGAGCCTGTTACGCTGGATGAGAATGGTAATCCGGTTGCAAAAGAAAAAAACAAAGGAGTTAAAGTTATTTTAGTATTACTTCCGATTCTTGTTTTGGGAATTGCGGGAGCATTTTTATACAACCAGAAAAATAACAGCTTAAGCAGCGTTTTCCCATTTGACCTTCTTCATAAAAATGAAGCTCCGGTTGCAGAGAAAGTTGAACCACTTATAAAAGACGAAGTTGCCGCAGAACCATCAGAAGTAGCGGAAGCTGTAGCCCCTGTTGCTGAAGCATATCAGCCGGAACATAACAATATTGAATTAAGTGCAGACGTTTCTTCTTCAACAAAAGCGGCAGAACCGGTTAAGACTCCTGCAATATCTGAAAAGTCAGGCCGTTTCTTTATCATTGTAGGTTCTTTTTCTAAAAGAGACAATGCTTACAGACTTAAAAAGAAATTTGACAAAGAAGGTGTAGATGCTACTTTAATTAAACCATCTAAAACCAACAAGTTTTATAAAGTTTCTGTAGCGGATTTCTCTGATAAAGAAGAAGCTAAAAGCAAACTGGAAGATTATAAATCAAAATACGGAAGCTCAACCTGGGTAATGACTTTTTAA
- a CDS encoding glutamate ligase domain-containing protein, whose translation MNSFKETVKYLYESLPMFEKVGSSALKSGLDNIRALCEALNNPQESFPSVHIAGTNGKGSSSHFLAAVLQSAGYKVGLFTSPHLKSFAERIKVNGENIPEEVVVDFVQSHKGLFEKLNPSFFEMTTILGFDYFKSQKVDIAIIETGLGGRLDSTNIIQPLVSLITNISLDHQNILGDTLPQIAGEKAGIIKTGIPVVLSERQESVADVFIQVAQTKKSPITFASSEFSLINKRLENGNLILDVFNNDLMLYEDLKSGLPGLYQLKNLAGVFKTAEILNQKGFQVDERAIRKGVEDVVGLTGLKGRWQVLETNPMVVCDTGHNEAGIKEVLSQLKCYSYNRLFIVFGVVKDKDISKILTLLPKDAIYYFCMPKIPRALDADILYQEAKKYGLKGEIERDVNVALQKARASASQDDFIFIGGSTFVVSELDNL comes from the coding sequence GTGAATTCATTTAAGGAAACAGTAAAATATTTATATGAGAGCCTGCCTATGTTTGAAAAGGTGGGCTCCTCTGCTTTAAAGAGTGGCCTCGATAATATAAGAGCGCTTTGCGAAGCTCTCAATAACCCACAGGAGAGCTTTCCTTCAGTTCATATTGCTGGAACAAACGGTAAAGGAAGCTCATCTCATTTTCTTGCTGCTGTATTGCAGTCCGCGGGATATAAAGTTGGTCTTTTTACATCTCCTCATCTGAAAAGTTTTGCAGAGCGCATTAAAGTCAATGGGGAGAATATTCCGGAAGAGGTTGTTGTAGACTTTGTTCAAAGTCATAAAGGACTTTTTGAAAAGTTAAATCCTTCTTTTTTTGAAATGACCACTATACTGGGATTTGATTATTTCAAGTCTCAGAAGGTTGATATTGCTATTATTGAAACAGGACTTGGTGGAAGATTGGATTCAACCAACATCATTCAGCCACTTGTATCTCTAATCACTAATATCAGTTTGGATCATCAGAATATTTTAGGAGATACATTACCTCAGATTGCAGGTGAAAAAGCTGGAATTATTAAAACTGGCATTCCAGTGGTATTAAGTGAAAGACAAGAATCTGTGGCAGATGTATTTATTCAAGTTGCTCAAACCAAAAAATCTCCAATTACTTTTGCATCATCTGAATTCAGTCTGATCAATAAAAGGCTGGAGAATGGGAACCTGATATTAGATGTCTTCAACAATGATCTAATGTTATATGAAGATTTGAAATCTGGTCTTCCCGGTTTGTATCAGTTAAAAAATTTGGCAGGGGTCTTCAAAACAGCAGAGATTTTAAATCAAAAAGGATTTCAAGTTGATGAAAGAGCTATTCGTAAAGGAGTCGAAGATGTCGTTGGTTTGACCGGATTAAAAGGACGTTGGCAGGTATTAGAAACTAATCCCATGGTAGTATGTGACACCGGTCATAATGAGGCAGGAATAAAAGAAGTTTTGAGCCAGCTTAAATGCTATTCCTACAATAGACTTTTTATTGTTTTTGGTGTGGTAAAGGATAAGGATATTTCGAAAATCCTTACACTTTTGCCTAAAGATGCTATCTATTATTTTTGTATGCCTAAAATTCCTCGCGCCCTTGATGCAGATATATTATATCAGGAAGCCAAGAAATATGGCTTGAAAGGAGAGATCGAAAGGGATGTTAATGTCGCTCTTCAAAAAGCAAGGGCCTCAGCGTCACAAGATGATTTTATATTTATCGGAGGCAGCACATTTGTAGTATCCGAGTTGGACAATTTATAG
- a CDS encoding 1-phosphofructokinase family hexose kinase: MKTIFTLTLSPTIDKSCTVDHVYAEHKLRCSEPVHEPGGGGINVSRAIKKLGGDSIAVYPKGGPTGELLNQLLNKEGINQYPIEVEHWSRENFIVVETTTNRQYRFGMPGAPLSQAEWIKCLDEIDAHGEKIDYLVASGSMPPGVPSDFYARLAKIGKRKNARLVLDTSGDALKEAINEGIFLLKPNVKELSELIGSELKTIHQQEEAALEIIKKHKIEIMVVSLGAFGAFIASKDGVNHISAPSAAKKSTVGAGDSMVAGIVLSLSRGWSQLDALKYGIACGTAATMNPGTELCNLEDVNTLYNWINTMEKRGQPDQLNSTFK, encoded by the coding sequence ATGAAAACTATTTTTACGCTTACACTTTCTCCTACCATTGACAAAAGCTGCACTGTAGATCATGTATATGCAGAGCACAAATTAAGGTGTTCAGAACCTGTTCACGAGCCAGGTGGCGGTGGAATCAATGTTTCCAGAGCAATTAAAAAACTCGGAGGAGATTCTATTGCTGTTTATCCCAAAGGTGGACCAACCGGAGAGTTACTGAATCAGCTTTTAAATAAAGAAGGTATCAATCAATATCCTATTGAAGTTGAGCATTGGAGCAGGGAAAACTTCATTGTTGTAGAGACAACTACTAACAGGCAATATAGGTTTGGCATGCCTGGTGCTCCGCTTTCTCAGGCAGAATGGATAAAGTGCCTTGATGAGATAGATGCTCATGGTGAAAAAATTGATTATCTGGTGGCTAGTGGTAGCATGCCTCCGGGCGTTCCATCGGATTTCTATGCAAGACTTGCAAAAATAGGTAAGCGAAAAAATGCAAGACTGGTTCTTGATACTTCAGGAGATGCTTTAAAAGAAGCTATCAACGAAGGTATTTTCCTTTTAAAACCAAATGTAAAGGAGCTTAGTGAGCTAATCGGTTCAGAATTAAAAACTATTCATCAGCAGGAAGAAGCGGCGTTAGAAATCATCAAAAAACACAAGATAGAAATAATGGTGGTTTCGCTTGGTGCTTTCGGTGCCTTTATTGCCTCTAAGGATGGAGTAAACCATATATCGGCACCTTCTGCTGCTAAAAAGAGTACTGTGGGAGCCGGAGACAGCATGGTTGCTGGTATTGTTCTATCTCTTTCAAGAGGATGGAGTCAATTGGATGCTCTGAAGTATGGAATTGCCTGTGGAACTGCAGCAACTATGAATCCAGGTACAGAACTTTGCAACCTTGAAGATGTCAATACTCTTTATAATTGGATCAATACAATGGAAAAAAGAGGTCAACCCGATCAGTTGAACTCTACTTTCAAATAA